One window of Pyxicephalus adspersus chromosome 4, UCB_Pads_2.0, whole genome shotgun sequence genomic DNA carries:
- the PPM1B gene encoding protein phosphatase 1B isoform X2, whose translation MGAFLDKPKTEKHNAHGAGNGLRYGLSSMQGWRVEMEDAHTAVVGIPHGLEDWSFFAVYDGHAGSRVANYCSMHLLEHITDNEDFRAADTAGSALEPSVENVKSGIRTGFLKIDEYMRNFADLRNGMDRSGSTAVAVLFSPSHMYFINCGDSRSVLFRSGQVCFSTQDHKPCNPKEKERIQNAGGSVMIQRVNGSLAVSRALGDYDYKCVDGKGPTEQLVSPEPEVYEIVRADEDEFIILACDGIWDVMTNEELCEFVKYRLEITDDLEKVCNSVVDTCLHKGSRDNMSIVLVCFPNAPKVSEEAIKKDAELDKHLESRIEEIMTTAGEEGMPDLAHVMRILSAENIPNLPPGGGLAGKRSVIEDVYNRLNPHRDNDGGAGDLEDPW comes from the exons ATGGGGGCATTTCTGGACAAACCCAAAACTGAGAAACACAATGCTCATGGAGCGGGAAATGGCTTACGCTATGGACTCAGCAGTATGCAGGGTTGGCGGGTGGAGATGGAGGATGCTCACACTGCTGTGGTGGGTATCCCTCATGGCTTGGAAGATTggtctttttttgcagtttacgATGGCCATGCAGGGTCCCGCGTTGCAAACTACTGTTCTATGCACTTACTAGAGCATATCACAGACAACGAAGACTTCAGGGCAGCAGACACAGCAGGATCTGCTTTGGAACCTTCTGTAGAAAATGTTAAAAGTGGCATTCGaactggatttttaaaaattgacgAGTACATGCGCAACTTTGCTGACTTAAGGAATGGTATGGACAGAAGTGGCTCTACAGCTGTTGCAGTCCTCTTTTCACCGAGCCACATGTATTTCATCAACTGTGGGGATTCCAGGTCGGTTTTGTTTAGGAGTGGACAGGTTTGCTTTTCTACACAGGATCACAAACCCTGCAATCCTAAGGAGAAGGAGAGGATTCAAAACGCTGGGGGCAGCGTCATGATTCAGCGCGTCAACGGCTCATTAGCAGTCTCTCGTGCCCTCGGGGACTATGACTACAAATGTGTTGATGGCAAAGGCCCTACTGAGCAGCTTGTGTCTCCAGAGCCCGAGGTCTATGAAATTGTACGGGCAGACGAGGATGAGTTTATAATACTTGCTTGTGATGGTATTTGGGATGTCATGACCAATGAGGAGCTTTGTGAGTTTGTCAAGTATAGGCTGGAGATCACAGATGACCTTGAGAAAGTGTGTAATTCTGTAGTGGACACCTGTTTACATAAG gGAAGCCGTGACAATATGAGCATTGTACTGGTTTGTTTTCCAAACGCCCCCAAGGTGTCTGAAGAAGCCATCAAGAAAGATGCAGAGCTGGATAAACATTTAGAATCGAGAATTGAAG AAATCATGACAACTGCTGGGGAGGAAGGAATGCCAGATCTCGCTCATGTAATGCGCATCCTGTCAGCAGAAAATATCCCAAATTTACCACCTGGAGGTGGTTTAGCTGGAAA ACGCAGTGTCATTGAAGATGTTTATAATAGGTTGAATCCACATAGAGACAATGATGGG